Proteins encoded by one window of Nostoc sp. PCC 7120 = FACHB-418:
- a CDS encoding DUF2811 domain-containing protein yields the protein MNATVSIFTQIPASLHDCMQDYLQQHPDWDEKRLLAAAVSLFLLQNGDGDRHVGQVYLEAMFHRS from the coding sequence ATGAACGCAACAGTTAGCATTTTCACTCAAATCCCTGCCTCCTTGCACGATTGTATGCAGGATTACTTACAGCAACACCCAGATTGGGATGAGAAACGTTTACTGGCTGCGGCTGTCTCACTGTTTCTGCTGCAAAACGGTGATGGAGATCGCCATGTTGGGCAAGTTTATCTTGAGGCTATGTTCCATCGTTCTTGA
- the cutA gene encoding divalent-cation tolerance protein CutA → MKIALTNLPPEHGERIARLLVEEHIVACVNLYPVHSIYSWKGEVCSEAEVTLMMKVSTQGIERLKQRICELHPYELPEFVVIEVDNNASLREYIDFVKGETHLY, encoded by the coding sequence ATGAAAATTGCATTAACAAATTTACCGCCAGAACACGGAGAACGGATTGCTCGTTTGCTTGTAGAAGAGCATATTGTAGCCTGTGTTAACCTGTATCCAGTCCACAGTATATATTCTTGGAAAGGAGAAGTTTGTTCAGAGGCAGAAGTGACATTAATGATGAAGGTTTCAACTCAAGGAATAGAGCGTTTAAAACAACGTATTTGTGAACTTCATCCCTATGAGTTACCAGAGTTTGTTGTTATTGAGGTTGATAACAATGCTTCTCTGCGGGAGTATATTGACTTTGTTAAAGGAGAAACTCATCTGTATTAA
- a CDS encoding type I restriction endonuclease → MKFERYYCGEADSCGNSASTHIQARDISLYELEETFGLELVTDINFFPEWRENLPLLTDIEKSSLERVKSNYSNLTKRRPMSEEVVKMVVLSPLLDLAGFYQPNFEIETETSTEISAVDESVIVKGSIDVLVVNKRLWILVIESKNTKFDVISALPQALAYILDTPNAERPTFGLLVNGREFVFVKLVQAQNPKYTRSDALSIEKPNEIQQVLSVLKRFSELILL, encoded by the coding sequence ATGAAGTTTGAACGTTACTATTGCGGAGAAGCTGACTCTTGTGGCAATAGCGCAAGCACCCACATCCAAGCGCGGGATATCAGTCTTTACGAACTAGAGGAAACTTTTGGATTAGAGTTAGTTACCGATATTAATTTTTTCCCAGAATGGCGAGAAAATTTACCTTTACTAACAGATATTGAAAAATCATCTTTAGAAAGAGTAAAAAGCAATTATTCAAATTTAACTAAACGCCGCCCCATGTCTGAAGAAGTAGTGAAGATGGTTGTGTTGTCTCCATTACTTGATTTAGCTGGTTTTTATCAACCTAATTTCGAGATTGAAACAGAAACTTCTACTGAAATTTCTGCTGTAGATGAAAGCGTTATCGTTAAAGGTAGTATTGATGTTTTAGTTGTAAATAAAAGACTTTGGATACTTGTTATTGAATCTAAAAACACCAAATTTGATGTGATATCTGCACTACCTCAAGCACTGGCTTACATACTCGACACTCCCAATGCTGAACGACCAACTTTTGGTTTGCTTGTCAATGGTAGAGAGTTTGTTTTTGTCAAATTAGTTCAGGCACAAAATCCAAAATATACTCGTTCTGATGCTTTATCAATAGAAAAACCAAATGAAATTCAGCAAGTTTTAAGCGTACTAAAAAGATTTAGTGAATTAATTCTGTTGTAG
- a CDS encoding GNAT family N-acetyltransferase: MSINLQLETPRLLLREFQNSDKVAFAAYRSDPGTAKYQSWDTPYSEAQAEAFIESLQHLTSSILGEWYQLAIELKSTRQIIGDCAFCILAEDGKQGEIGFTLARKYQGNGYGTEAVIFLLNYLFNHLNLHRVRANCDPENLASIKLLERVGMRLEGRFIKSLWFKNNWVDEMWFAILQDEFTAVNV; the protein is encoded by the coding sequence ATGTCAATTAATCTCCAACTTGAAACACCACGTTTGTTACTGCGTGAGTTTCAAAACAGTGACAAGGTAGCATTCGCCGCTTATCGCTCAGATCCAGGAACAGCAAAATATCAAAGTTGGGATACACCCTATTCAGAAGCACAAGCAGAAGCTTTTATAGAATCTTTGCAGCATTTAACCTCCAGTATTTTAGGTGAGTGGTATCAATTAGCCATTGAACTCAAATCAACAAGACAAATCATTGGTGACTGTGCTTTCTGTATCTTAGCTGAGGATGGAAAACAAGGAGAAATTGGCTTTACCTTAGCGCGTAAATACCAAGGTAACGGCTATGGCACGGAAGCTGTGATTTTTTTATTAAATTATTTATTTAACCATCTAAATTTACATCGAGTGCGCGCTAACTGCGACCCTGAAAATCTAGCATCCATTAAACTATTAGAACGAGTTGGTATGCGCCTTGAAGGTCGTTTTATTAAGAGTTTGTGGTTTAAAAATAATTGGGTAGATGAAATGTGGTTTGCTATTTTACAAGATGAATTTACAGCCGTTAATGTGTAG
- a CDS encoding AIPR family protein, translating into MPKNLALKVDQFFNANPHCIIATVHVDSFPADLPLEPNIREPNKKSSTYRQIFDSLTTEPEKFFERHSGIVLCANKVKPNSKKTQLELEILEASEGGSDGIINGGHTVLAFEQARNYKYDLTEARVKVTIHIGLTEDEAKDIALASNTSAPVDARSKVNARGDYKFLKQFLAQLEREQKTKFRIAYYQNQSGAPKSPQCNVNHLIKLMNCLDRNKYNPDSKSRTKHPPVSNTPSLSEAERQRLSKLLPLLSKGLWIEQRLFQVIEGHITKPKRKGVVDLASIDSRKNTLLPDSRYSFGFSAPADIAMPIVAAYRVFLDEQYNWIIPFDDFAEDFLQHLWNNYYRKYLVSEKLAGNTVGSKICRNPVIWDNLYVSAQSYLNQQLLKMVGSSTKREELKLVN; encoded by the coding sequence ATGCCAAAAAATTTGGCTTTGAAAGTAGACCAGTTTTTCAATGCAAACCCACACTGCATCATCGCTACCGTTCACGTTGACAGCTTTCCCGCCGACCTACCCCTAGAACCGAATATTCGGGAACCAAACAAGAAAAGTTCGACATACAGACAGATTTTTGACTCTCTGACTACCGAACCCGAAAAGTTCTTCGAGCGACATAGTGGGATTGTACTGTGTGCCAACAAAGTCAAGCCCAACAGTAAAAAGACACAACTAGAATTAGAGATACTTGAGGCTTCTGAGGGTGGTAGCGACGGTATCATTAATGGTGGGCATACGGTTTTAGCGTTTGAGCAAGCAAGAAATTATAAATATGACCTAACCGAAGCTAGAGTCAAAGTCACAATTCATATTGGATTAACTGAGGATGAGGCGAAAGACATTGCCCTAGCATCAAACACATCTGCCCCAGTAGATGCCCGTTCTAAAGTCAACGCCAGAGGTGACTATAAATTCCTCAAGCAGTTTTTAGCGCAATTGGAACGTGAGCAAAAGACAAAGTTCAGAATTGCATATTACCAAAACCAAAGCGGTGCGCCTAAAAGTCCACAGTGCAATGTCAACCATCTCATCAAATTAATGAACTGCTTGGATAGAAATAAGTACAACCCGGACTCTAAAAGCAGAACCAAGCACCCGCCTGTCAGCAATACGCCATCATTGAGTGAGGCGGAAAGACAACGCCTGTCGAAACTGTTACCGTTACTGTCCAAGGGGTTATGGATTGAGCAACGACTATTTCAGGTAATCGAGGGGCATATCACCAAGCCTAAAAGAAAGGGGGTAGTTGACCTCGCCTCAATCGACTCCCGCAAGAATACGCTGTTGCCCGATAGCAGATATTCGTTCGGCTTTTCTGCGCCGGCTGATATTGCTATGCCCATTGTTGCTGCCTATCGAGTGTTTTTGGATGAACAGTACAATTGGATAATACCTTTTGATGACTTTGCTGAAGATTTTCTGCAACATCTGTGGAATAACTATTACCGCAAGTATTTGGTGTCAGAAAAATTGGCAGGCAATACAGTTGGGAGTAAAATCTGCCGTAATCCAGTGATTTGGGATAATCTTTACGTTTCGGCGCAAAGTTATCTTAATCAGCAGTTGCTTAAGATGGTTGGATCAAGCACTAAGCGCGAAGAATTGAAGCTGGTGAATTGA
- a CDS encoding HNH endonuclease: protein MVQGVYPDNWKQLATALKAASDWRCAKCGRVCLRPGEKPDNLTFSERKAHTLQVHHWNRDPSDNRLENLVCLCSGCHLSYHRFGRGNVSPGQLSLFAEQKVS, encoded by the coding sequence ATGGTTCAGGGTGTATATCCAGACAATTGGAAACAACTAGCCACAGCTTTGAAAGCGGCTTCTGACTGGCGTTGTGCTAAGTGCGGTAGAGTCTGCTTACGTCCAGGGGAAAAACCCGATAATTTAACTTTTTCTGAGCGTAAAGCCCACACATTGCAAGTCCATCATTGGAATAGAGATCCGTCTGACAATCGCTTAGAAAACTTAGTTTGTCTGTGTAGTGGCTGTCACCTGTCATACCACCGTTTTGGCAGAGGTAATGTTTCTCCGGGGCAGTTGTCACTGTTTGCAGAGCAGAAAGTTAGCTAG
- a CDS encoding WD40 repeat domain-containing protein — protein MTLNRILWNYLIAPTVITIAVCGCTTQTPNTQDLIAQSPKDSQLVRTLSARSDSGYSVAYSPSSVGTILASAGAKSIKLWNPNTGKLLRTLSGQAFTVSFSPDGQILASGSQDGSLNLWDVQTGKLIRTLQHSEPVLGVVFSPDGQTLVSNLDLGSIIRLWNWRTGEIIRIKDDPDAYQKGFENFKTQPATFSLDGQTLFATSGSGSMLQSWNLKTSKRTGSFDAKSSINAVAISPDGNTLATGIRDNAIKLWNINDGKLIHTLTGHQGQVRTVAFSPDGTLLASGSSDGTVKLWNATTGKEINTFTAHKEQVWSVAFNPDGKTLASTGQDGSVKIWGVSPQ, from the coding sequence ATGACTCTCAACCGTATTTTGTGGAATTACCTAATAGCCCCAACAGTAATCACTATTGCTGTTTGCGGTTGCACTACACAGACTCCCAACACTCAGGATTTAATTGCTCAGTCGCCAAAAGATAGCCAATTAGTCCGTACTTTATCAGCACGGTCTGATTCAGGTTATTCGGTTGCGTATTCTCCAAGCTCTGTGGGAACAATTCTTGCTAGTGCTGGTGCTAAAAGCATTAAGCTTTGGAATCCTAACACGGGTAAACTATTGCGTACTTTATCAGGACAAGCTTTTACTGTCAGCTTTAGCCCAGATGGTCAGATTCTCGCTAGTGGTTCTCAGGACGGCAGCCTGAATTTGTGGGATGTTCAAACAGGGAAACTCATCCGTACACTCCAACACTCAGAACCAGTGCTTGGTGTAGTTTTTAGTCCAGATGGACAAACTTTGGTTAGTAATCTTGATCTCGGATCTATCATCAGGCTGTGGAATTGGCGTACTGGAGAAATCATCCGCATAAAGGATGACCCTGACGCTTATCAAAAAGGATTTGAGAACTTCAAAACTCAACCAGCCACTTTTAGCCTGGATGGTCAAACATTATTTGCTACAAGTGGTTCTGGTTCTATGCTCCAGTCGTGGAATCTGAAAACTAGTAAACGAACAGGCAGTTTCGATGCGAAATCATCAATTAATGCTGTCGCTATCAGCCCAGATGGAAACACCCTAGCTACTGGCATTCGGGATAATGCAATTAAACTGTGGAATATTAATGATGGTAAACTTATTCACACTTTAACTGGTCATCAAGGTCAAGTCAGAACTGTTGCCTTTAGCCCAGATGGAACATTACTGGCTAGTGGTAGCTCTGATGGCACTGTCAAATTGTGGAATGCTACTACTGGTAAAGAAATCAACACTTTTACAGCACACAAAGAACAAGTTTGGTCTGTGGCTTTCAATCCTGATGGCAAAACACTTGCTAGTACTGGACAAGATGGCAGTGTTAAGATTTGGGGTGTATCCCCACAATAA
- a CDS encoding Uma2 family endonuclease: protein MTTAVRKFTLDEYLSYDDGTDTKYELVDGELVEMPPESDRNNLISLYLLSQFLKFIPIQLIRHKDTELVVIGNRTRVRLPDLMILTQELFEAIAGRRATITPDMPSPAMVVEVVSPGKVNEDRDYRYKRSEYAARGIPEYWIVDPEKSRITLLTLVDGLYEESVFQETDMIRSTTFPMLDLTASQVLAAGLVL from the coding sequence ATGACCACAGCAGTCAGAAAATTTACCCTTGATGAGTACCTGTCCTATGATGATGGCACAGATACTAAGTACGAACTTGTGGATGGAGAATTGGTTGAAATGCCACCAGAAAGCGATAGGAATAATTTAATTTCTCTTTATCTCCTATCGCAGTTTCTCAAGTTTATCCCCATTCAACTCATCCGCCATAAAGATACAGAACTGGTAGTCATTGGCAATCGAACTCGTGTGCGGCTCCCTGATTTGATGATATTGACACAAGAATTATTTGAGGCGATCGCGGGGAGACGAGCAACTATCACTCCAGATATGCCTTCCCCCGCAATGGTAGTTGAGGTTGTCTCGCCAGGAAAGGTAAATGAAGATAGAGACTACCGTTATAAGCGTTCTGAATATGCTGCTAGGGGGATTCCTGAATACTGGATTGTTGACCCTGAAAAATCTCGAATTACTTTATTGACTTTGGTTGATGGACTATATGAAGAGTCAGTGTTTCAGGAGACGGACATGATTAGGTCTACAACATTTCCAATGCTGGATTTAACGGCATCACAGGTATTGGCTGCTGGGCTAGTTCTTTAG
- a CDS encoding ISNCY family transposase (programmed frameshift), whose amino-acid sequence MWNEYNNPRHIRTLNGVVELQLKIRRCQNKSCMRYKKAYRPEQEGSLALPQNEFGLDVIAYIGALRYQEHRSVPQIHTHLELKGICISQRTVTHLIDRYDELLSLWLKDHKRLKAIVANQGRVILAIDGMQPEIGHEVLWVIRDCLSGEILLAKTLLSSRNEDLVALLLEVANTLDVPIDGVVSDGQQSIRKAVGLALPKIAHGLCHYHYLKEAIKPIYEADRNAKKELKKKVRGLREIERSVTNEDKDLVTIIEDYCSAVRSSITNDGHPPLEASGLKLQENLTLIEQSLERMEKRSALPPPLVNLKHLLAKGLSATASLFSPVRVAYQWVDKASNILNNKIGLDAAGVKQSYQQLLTEMSQQKQKAGTLNTAIDNFIKTTHSYWSGLFHCYEIEDFPRTNNDLEHAFGMLRYHQRRCTGRKVAPSSLVIRGSVKLACAIATKLHSFTASDLAQVDIHTWLELRSQLQKHHKARIEQYRFRRDPKAYLANLESRLL is encoded by the exons CTCGACATATAAGAACGCTAAATGGGGTAGTAGAACTACAGCTAAAAATTCGGCGATGTCAAAATAAGTCATGTATGCGGTATAAAAAAGCATATCGACCAGAGCAAGAAGGGTCACTCGCTCTACCACAGAACGAATTTGGTTTGGATGTGATTGCTTATATAGGAGCATTACGCTACCAGGAACATAGAAGTGTTCCTCAAATACATACTCACCTTGAATTAAAGGGTATATGTATAAGTCAACGAACGGTCACACACTTAATTGACAGATATGACGAGTTACTTTCTTTATGGCTAAAAGACCATAAAAGATTAAAAGCAATAGTGGCTAATCAAGGACGGGTGATATTAGCCATTGATGGGATGCAGCCAGAAATTGGACATGAGGTATTATGGGTAATTCGAGATTGTCTATCAGGAGAAATTTTACTTGCTAAAACTTTATTATCATCAAGGAATGAAGATTTAGTAGCGTTATTATTAGAAGTGGCTAATACACTGGATGTACCAATTGATGGAGTTGTTAGTGATGGACAACAATCAATTCGTAAAGCTGTTGGGTTAGCATTACCTAAAATTGCTCATGGTTTATGTCATTACCATTACCTGAAAGAAGCAATTAAACCCATATATGAGGCGGATAGAAATGCAAAAAAGGAATTG AAAAAAAAAGTTAGAGGATTACGAGAAATTGAACGTAGTGTTACCAATGAAGATAAGGATTTGGTGACTATTATTGAAGATTATTGCTCGGCAGTCCGTAGTTCTATAACCAATGATGGACATCCACCGTTAGAGGCATCTGGATTAAAGTTACAAGAAAATTTGACTTTGATAGAACAAAGCTTAGAAAGGATGGAAAAAAGAAGTGCTTTACCACCACCTTTAGTTAACCTAAAACACCTTCTAGCTAAGGGATTATCTGCTACTGCATCTTTATTTTCACCTGTGAGGGTTGCATATCAGTGGGTTGATAAAGCTAGTAATATTCTCAACAATAAAATAGGTCTTGATGCTGCTGGGGTCAAACAAAGTTATCAGCAACTGTTGACAGAAATGTCTCAACAAAAGCAGAAAGCTGGTACCCTGAACACTGCAATCGATAACTTTATAAAAACCACCCACAGCTACTGGTCTGGACTTTTTCATTGTTATGAAATTGAAGATTTTCCTAGAACTAATAATGACTTAGAACACGCTTTTGGTATGCTACGTTATCATCAACGTCGTTGTACCGGTCGTAAGGTTGCCCCCTCATCTCTCGTTATTCGTGGTTCTGTCAAACTTGCCTGTGCGATAGCTACTAAGCTTCATTCTTTTACCGCATCTGATTTAGCACAAGTTGATATTCATACTTGGCTCGAATTACGCTCTCAATTGCAAAAACACCACAAAGCCAGAATTGAACAGTATCGATTTCGCAGAGACCCCAAGGCTTACTTGGCTAATCTAGAGAGTCGTCTTCTCTAG